Below is a genomic region from Polypterus senegalus isolate Bchr_013 chromosome 13, ASM1683550v1, whole genome shotgun sequence.
TAGGAAATTTGATCACATGACTATAATCACAGGGCAGGTCACATTAAACCATTTCTAGACAGAGGAGGTGTCACCCTTGACGACTGGTGTAGCTGAGTTCATCGTCTGAGTACACCATTTTGAAAGACTATAAACCCCAGAGCATGTCATATTAAGTCAATGTCAGATCAGATGATACGCTTCAATGGGACGACCTGTTCACCACATTGCTCAAATTTGACTTTGGCCCAAACATAAGTGCATTGATCACATTACTTTATggtagtccagaagcctcagttcgtattcacaacattatttcagataacttcaaactagaatgcggTCTgtgacaaggatgccccttatcacctttGCTCATTGCAatagccattgaaccactggctgtttactttcaaaaGGCATCAGAGATGAAGGAGAttctcagagaaggacttgaacagaaaatatcaaaatatgcagatgatatggtactgtatgtatCGGACCCtcaaaattctgtgccagcagccctaaaagcattagcagattttctTGTAATGGGACATGACCTTAAAATGACATGCTCAGGAGACAAGATCTCTAACATCAGTGGCCACTTTGACATTCCCAGTTTGAAGTCATGTGATCTGATAACAACAAGCACCCTCTGACCTCACCCTCCCAAAATTGCCCTGTGATAGGGGTCTCTCACACACAGAAAGTTCTTCATGCTGGTGCAGACTTCTTCATTCCCCTCCATTGATTCTGTCATAGGTTCAAATTAGCTGTCTTAACGTCAATATCTGAACACTCAGGTGGGTTTCAAAGCCCTTGTTACTCACCGTTTCATACTACAGTATGAGCAGATGTTGCTGTAGGTACGGCCATCATTGCCACACATGGGGCTGCGGAGAATATCGCAGCGAACATTCCTGAGGTCCTGACAGTTGGGCTACAGAAATGGAAAGTAGAAGGTCAGGTAGATGTAAGCAGCTGGGCGCTGAAGGAGAAAACTGAGGAGACCCTTACCTGTGGTGGGAGGTCTGCTGCACTTGTCAAGTCTGTGGAGGAAAACAGGGTGAAACCCGTCATTGAAAACTCCATGAAACatctaaaaaatgtaaatcttcaTCCACTGTCAGAAATAAACATTTAGGAGGACTTAATAGTACGAATATATCATCACATCAGACATCACATCACACAAAATTCATCCGTCAATGCCATCGTCATACACAGCATGTGCTGCTCTGATGTACTATGAAGGCACAAACTCCTCAGTGGGCTCCTCTCCAGCAACCCTTGTGTGATCCTGAGGGGCTGACATTCCCTCCTGGAGATCCCATTAAGGAGATACAGAAACAGCTGAGCAGGTGGGCAAGGCGGCcatcaaaatgaaaaggcaaGGTAGGGCAACAACATTAGTGCTGCCTCAAAGACGCCACGTCCAGAGCTTGAACCCCATGACGGGTCATCATCTAcgtggagtctgcatgggtttgTCATCAGGCTTTCCTCTCACATGTCAAAGATGagttaatattttttacataatgCCTTTCAATATCTATCTGTCCTTTAAAGCCTTTCATGTCTCTCTATATACTCTCTGTACTATATAGTGTTTTTTATACCTCCTCATAATTTATATACAACCCAGGTGACgccgtggcacagtggtagtgctgctgcccgcCATTAGGATATGAGAGTTCGCATCCCGTGTTCTCCCTGACGTCACAAAGCTTTACCAGGCCACTCCACCTATTAAAAGAAGGGCGCTTTGTCAGACCACTCGTGTTTTATTAAAATGGCTGTCATTTTACAGGTTCTGCCAGGGGTGTGTAAAGTTATAAGCACAACTACacttaaattaaacatatttaacatGTTCATGTTAGAGAAGAAATAGATCATCAGTAACAAAACTCACAGGGAgagaacacacaaaacacacacgaGTAGAAATCAGAATTAAACTTGAACAAAATTGAATTCGTTCCCCTTAAACCTTCTTAAAGCCAATTTtcctaatcatttttattttttcccaccaAACTGACTACTGTGGAAAAGACTTGAACTGAATAAGCAGGAATCTCACCTGAGAGGCAAATTAAGGCGACGCACAGCAGCAGGAGGCGCATGGCAGCCATCTTGACTCGTCTTGTTGGCGTGTCTGACTCAGACTGGCTGCCCAAAATGCTGCTACCCTCAATTTATAAGGCGGCATATcaggaaaatgaattaaaaaacacCTTACAGGCATGAGCCTCCCAATTACAAAAATTCAAATCTATTTTAAATTACGAAAGGCCTTGGAGATACACATGTCACATAGATAGATCGCTGGTGTGGCGTGTGCTACGTGGCCTGTGTGCTCCCTGATGTGACTCTTCATTCTCAGTTTCTAAGGTGTCTCCCCTCACTTGTGCCCCCCTAATCTTTAAGCCCCCTGTATTAATGACTTGGCTGATGTTCTACAACTTGTTGCCATTCTCCCCCCTTCGGCCCCTCATGAACTCACAGCTGAGGATCTTTTCTCCAGGACTGTCACTTTTCCAAATCGTCTGACCCTCGATACGCTCTTGACAGTCCAGTGGTGACCCTGCCAgatgacagacagacatgttgctCCGTCACAGTAAATCCTTTTCATGCCTGATGGTTTCTCACTTGGCCTGTAAAAGACCCCCAGCAGCTGATCCTGGTTTCGCCCCTCATTGGACATCAGGAATGGATGCTGACTGCTTTACTGATCTTCTCTCTTTCTGCCCAGCTTTGTTCTGATCAGTATTTGATGTCTTAATAACTCTTATTATCTTCATCTTATTatgttgtatttaaaaatgttctttggTGGCTTTTATGTCACCTGTCACTCATGTCAGGGTCAACACTTCTGCTTCCCCTTCTGATTTCAGTTATGTTACCTTATCATCATCAGCCGTATGCTGGTGTTGAGTTCCCTGAATCTTTTCCTTAAGTTAAAGGTTTCTTCTAATTGTTGTTTTTGAGAACAAACAGGGTGAACTTGTGAATTCAGAATTTTTcacaggcccttaacctgcattgTTTAAACAGACCCCAATAACTCCTCTCCTCAAGATGGCCCCTCTCAAGTCGCTCATCACAGGCCCGTGTCTCTCCTCTCCTGTTTCTAACTAAGTCTGCTTGACTCTAATCAGTCCGCCATCATGGAGGGACATTCCACTGAGATGGCTCTGCTTACTGTTGTTGAAGTGAATGTCATCTCTGCTCATTCTGCCTGAtctcttctcttcctctgacatGATCAGCCACCGGGTTTGACTCCTGCCTCCTGGGCAGATTCAGTGGTGTGTCCTGGCATGGAGAGATGGAGAGATGCCAAGGGTGTGTCACACAAACACAGGACTGCCCCAAGGATCACTGCTGGGTCCTCCTCTCCTCTCGTCACTAAACACCTCCTCACAACGCCCTGTCATCCAGTTCTATGATTTTACCTATCAGTgttttaataatcaataataaaatacaatttattgataaagcCATACCCGTCGTCTCCCCCTCCACATGGTATCAGCTGGAATCTCTGCACGTCTCCCTGATGTTGCAACCTGGGTGGAAGAACACCATCTGCAGCTCATCCTCGCAAAGATGGACCAGAATATTATACGGGttgttgccccaaaccttttttatgtgtgtcgatTCTGTTCCTTTTTACAGTGGCATAGCCGGCGGGATAATGACCTCCTGGAGAGACCAGAAGTCTAACCTAAACCTAGGCTCGACACACAATACCAATCCACAACCAAAGAAATatcagatgggtaagtaccgctCCCGAGTTGCGAAAGTGGGCGTTAGTCGGGCATGTCGGGGAAAGTTTGAGTATGCTTCGACCCATCACCCTGTTAAAGGTCCGGGAAAAAGTAGAACCGGGACCCACAGGATAGAGTCAGGTGCATCGCGGGGACGCATTAAGGACTTATTATGGGTTCCCGAGTGTGTTTACTGCCCATACATATCCCACGAAGGGCAAGCCTTTTAAAAAAGGTGGGagaaacccaggctggcaggtgaagaaCATAATGGTCTGGACATTGAGGACATGCTAATGCAGCCAGAAAACAGGCCATGACGTTATGGCCTAAGGTGGTCGGTTGGCTACAACCCCATGAAAGATTCAGCCATCAAagagtggagcaggtggcctaaGCTTTATTGCTCTGCAGCCTGCCTAAAAAAATCACCCAGCCGGCCGAGGGATATACGGATATTATCTCGCTAGCTGAGGCAGTAGAACACCTCAGGGCAGAAAGCAGCTTGGGAGTATCAGAACGGGACTCATGTGAACCCAGGCGTACTTGCGCCCCTAATATAGTGTCTCGTGGCTATAATGCGAAGCATGCTCAAGTGGACCCTGAGGCAGGTCGGCAGGCTCCGCGAAGTAATGAAGGGGTCTGCAGAGTGATATGGTGGGGGGGATGCAGTGTGTGCTCGCTAATCCTCTGGCCTTTTCACAAAAGGGTAGAAGTGCTAGTTAATGGGATTAAAGTTATATCCTTGTTTGATTCCAGCAGTAACTCTTCCATTGTTGCTTGCTATTTAGTGTTACCGTGACAGTGGCTCAAGACTAAGACCCGCTGTGTTCACGGGGATGTCCGGTATTATAGATCCGCCAACTTCTACAATGTCAGGACGGCGTAGTGGGAAAGTTGATGTGGAAATGCATAATCCTCTATTTCCCGTGATACTAGGCAGAGATTGGGCAGACATTAATAGCAGTAACACAGTCGCTTCTTCCCCCCGAtcactaggtctagtcacggaCACTGAATCAGCACTTTCAATTTCCTCCATGCCGTGTATACAACTGGCTGGGGAGCGGAGTCTGGCCACTGGTGATGATGGGGAAACGCCCGGGACGTCGCAGCCTCATACGTCAACAACAAGCTCTGAGTCAACTCGAGATGAAACCCCACCCCTTGAGGTCAAATCCGATCCTCTCACATGCCTGCAATTTTAATTCAGGCAGAccccggcttcatttaaaagggagcaggtGGAAAGACGACTCCCTTaagtttgcaaagaatgcagtcattCTGGTAGACCACCAACGCACCTCACATccgatgccacagggtcctcactttgtgttaaaaATGACCTGTTGTGTACCAGGTGGCAGAGTATGAGGGAAAgatgaggtcactgttgttagtaccaTGGACTTCAAGTCTGCaaactagcacatacccatctcCTGGGAGCCCATTTGGGACCCGAAAAAACACTCGAGTGAATTAAGCTCCAATTCTTTTGGCCCGGGATTAACAAGGAGGTCCGCCGCTTTTGCACATCCTGCCCAGAGTGCCAATTGAGGCAGATTCTTAGGAGGGACTATGCTCCTCTAGTTCACTTACCCTTAATAGATATCCCTTTCGAGCATATTGGGCTCGACAcggtaggacccctagaaccttcAGCCAggggtcataaatatataattgtCCTTGTAGATTATGCTACCCAGTTTCGGAAGATGTTCCTCTTTGCTCAGTTACTTCAAAAGCTATCGCGTGAATTAGTAGGGTCTTTGCGCGAATGGGCAACCCTAAAgaaatcctaatggatcaagggATGCCTTTCACCTCGCAGATGTTCAGGGtgactgccaagctacttcaaataaagcatttaaagacctcggtacatcatcctcaaaccaacggTCATGTAGAgaggttcaatcaaactctcaaacagatgttgcaTAAGACAGTCAAAGAGGAAGGAAGGAACTAAGATCAGCTCCTCCACCTcatcctctttgcatatcgggagtcccacaagcctccacgggttctcacCTTTGAATTGCTATATAGACGGTAACCCtagggcatattagacattttaaaagaaggctgggtGGAAGATCACCTAATCAacaaatatattggagtatattgCACAGTTACACGATAGAATTGAAAATGCATGGAAAAGGTGCAAGCAGCCCAGGTCCGATGCTATGACCGTGgtacgtctcttcgggagttccacccaggAGATCAAGTCATGGTTTTAGTTCTTATCTCACATTacaaattactggctcattggcagggcccCTATGAAATTAGGGAGAAGAAGGGGctggtcgattatttggtgaaacaacggGCGGATTTATCATTTCAATTTGCTTaaactgtggaaggacagggattctgagccctcctccggacagccctgctctctcttcgctcataaattacaccttaatttcggAGATAATTTGACTCGCCCACAATGACAGGAACTCTAAACatttatcttgtctgtccctGAGTTAGTTAGAAAATCCAGGATGGACCTCCCTGGTTGTATATGACATTGTGACaaaacctggggttatagtctGAGAATGCCCGTACAGAATTCCCAAggaaaaaaggctgaagtggagctggaGCTGGAGCTGGAGATCAGATGAATGCTGGACTTGGGTGTGATTGAgaaaagttatagtccctggtccagtccggtCTTAATGGTCACTAAAcccgatggaagttggaggttctgcaatgactttcaTCGGCTttaccaagtctcccaattcgatgtctatcccagtggttctcaaactgtggggtgggcccccctagggggtgcgaagtaacaaaaagggaggcgtgaagatgtgaaaaaaagaaaacaagaatcgaaaatatgaaaaatacatctattgaaaccaaaacaaattaacttaaactacattctgatactagaaaaatacatttagagttagataaatgtcgataaaagttaagtacaacaacaacaacaacatttatttctataacacattttcatacaaacagtagctcaaagtgctttacatattaaagaatagaaaaataaaagacacaataagaaaacaaaataaatcaacattaattaacatcgaataagagtaaggttcaatggccaggggaaagaaaacaaaaaaaactccagacggctggagaaaaattaaatctgtggggattcagaccatgagaccacctgaccagtcccctctgggcattctacctaacatcaatgaaacagtcctctttggatttagggttctcatggaaggacttgatgatgatggtcacgtagacttctgccttttaatccattcatcattgttggagcatcatgaagctttgagtaggtggaggtggcgcaggtcaccacaaagaaaccggaaaatgaaacagaaaagagagaaggggtcagtacggattttagagccaccatgagtagttattatgaggaaatgaacatacagagtatcaggattaagttaaattaagttaaattgaagttacaaaaggccatgttacagtaatgtgttttcagcagtgttttaaactgctctactgtatcagcctggtgaattcctattggcaggctattccagattttaggtgcataacagcagaaggccgcccgcctcaccacttcttttaagttttgttcttggaattctaaggagacactcatttgaggatctgaggttacgatttggaatataaggtgtcagacattcctatatataaaatggagcagattatttaaggctttataaaccataagcagaattttaaagtcaatcctgaatggcacaggtgaccagtgtagtgacattaaaactggagaaatgtgttcggattttcttttcctagttaagattctagcagctgcattctgcactcgttgcaagtgattgatgtctttcttgggtggtcctgagaggagtgcgttacagtaatctttcagtgatataagaggtctaactttacttatgtttcttaagtgaaaaaatgctgtcctaatgatctgattaatatgtgatttaaaattcagattacagtcaacaatcacccctaatctttttacctctgtcttgacttttaatcctaatgtatccagtttatttctaatagcctcattgtatccattattgctgatcactaagatttcagtttctctttatttaacttgagaaagttactattcatccattctgagatacaagtcagacattgtgttagtgaatcaagagagtcggggtcatcaggtgctcttgataagtacagctgtgtgtcatcagcatacctGTGGTAGCTCACggtgtgccctgagataatctgacctaacggaagcatgtagattgagaagagcagcggaccaggatagagccttgtggaccaccatatcggatatcatgtgtcttgagttgtaattcccacaactaacaaaatattttctccctgtcaggtaggattcaaaccaatttaagaccctgccagagaggtccacccattgactaaggcgatttctaagaatattgtgatcaatggtgtcaaatgcagcactcagatctaagaggatgagaacagataaatggcctctgtctgcatttacccgcaagtcatttactactttaacgagtgcagtttctgtgctgtgatttgttctaaaacccgactgaaatttatcaagaatagcaggtttatttaggtggtcatttaactgcataatggctgccttctccagaactttactaaagtaaggcaggttagagatgggtctaaaattttcaggAGCCGAGGGATCGAGATTATGTTTATTAagaagggtttaactacagcagtcttaagacagtctgggaagacccccgtatctaatgactaATTTTCtttgtccagaacattatcaattagcacgcctgatacatctttgaaaaaccttgttggtatcgggtcaaggacgcaggtggagggttttaattgagagattattttttgaaaatcaggtaaatctatcctagtgaaagagtttaatttgtttataacaggatgctggggtttaggaggatccttagtgttgtgAGATATACTactttatgttatttctaatatcattcattgtttgattgaaaaatacagcgacagcctcacaggtttcactggaagaaCTTAGGagacattcctttgtgttacctggtttaacagacgatcaattgtagaaatgtaggtatatgcatctatgatatatcattaattaaaaaagaatacattggtattagtgggctcctttcaaaaaaacattagtggcgaaattaaaactgttatgaaaactcaggtcgcaaatacttaaaggttgagaaacgctggcctaTCTGACGCcatgagtggacgacctcctcgagcggctaggaaacaccaaattcttgactacttgagatatgactaaggggtactggcaggttcccttaacggactccgctaaggaaaaGACCACGCTTAGcggtcactggcagtatcgtgttctcccatttggatcacatggggcacctgcgaccttccaacgtctggtggacaaagtgctccgtcctcataattcatatagtgctgcctacttggatgatgttgtcatcgactccaacacctgggaggaacacatgcAGCAGGTAGGAGCTGTATTGTGGTCACTGGCAAAAGCTTGGCTTCGTATTAACCTGAAAAAGTGTTACTTTGGGTTGgtagaagccaaatatttaggctacctagtgggtctGAGTATGAtgaggccacagtgttctaaaacagatgccattttaaattggccccgtccgataaacaAGAGGCATCTTCAGGCCTTTCTCAGCTTAGCAGGTTACTATCACCAGTTAGTATCCCGGTTTTCTGAGAGAGCGCACCCTTGACAAACCTTTCAAAGAAGActgtttaaaactgtttaaaagttgggcaggttttatttcgaaattctacgtaacggTCATAGCTGGAacctacatatgtacatatatacggccatagcctgcagctcggtcgccgtgtgaggcggagttgcgtcactcatcatcacacctcccatttaattgagtgcctgcccatataaggccatccatcagcagcaatccaatagacacgctaccACGAAATATTCggggatgaaggactgtgcttatgcaaacaaagatgagatggtcagggtggtgtttggcacaaactcagcgaagtcgagagaaacttttaagtgccggtctgggctaacattaaataaagctgtggacatcgcaagatcgcacaagatagcacaagcacagctgagaaccttcgatgcatgtacaccgagcggctcacgtgaactgactgtgaacacagaaCGAACGCAGagaaaagcaagagctccaaagagctctgaacaaaaaacgcattacacaattgaggaggcagcaaaagaatatgaagcaagtgacgcatacaagcatattcataagtgcagctactgtggaaacaaagcacacggtggagaAAGTCAATGTCCGgctaaaagaagacagtgtaaaaaaacccgtgcatgaagtgtgtgatgtctcagataaagaggaagacgagctgtttattgatgcagtaagagaggaacagccctctgaatctgaacaagcctttgtagacatatcaattggaaagcaaagtgtaaagctaaagtttaaattaagttcatagacatgctgcggCTAAATAtccacaggcaaatccacaacttaataccgggaatgcctgttaaagtGCAGcaggatgacaaattggactggactgccaatactgatgctctatgtaagaaagctcagagcagaatatactttctaaGAAGGTtggatccttcaacatctgcagtaagatgctgcagatgtcctaccagacggttgtggcgagtgccctcttctacggtggtgtgctggggtggcagcataaagatgaaagacgcctcacgcctggaca
It encodes:
- the LOC120543228 gene encoding serine protease inhibitor Kazal-type 1-like, which codes for MAAMRLLLLCVALICLSDLTSAADLPPQPNCQDLRNVRCDILRSPMCGNDGRTYSNICSYCSMKRNSITPMYVVKNGAC